One window of Ardenticatenales bacterium genomic DNA carries:
- a CDS encoding type I polyketide synthase, protein MPAYNPPQDHNYRALMQNALRELDRLQTRLQAVEQARTEPIAITGIGCRFPGGGHDPEQFWQLLQTGKDAIREIPPRRWEQDAFFDPDPEAPGKMYTRHGGFLEQVDTFSPQFFGISPREALSMDPQQRLLLEVCWEALEGACVPADRLLKTRTGVYMGLMSNDYLQRRIDYDDPANFDAYMSTGNESSFLAGRISYLLGIQGPSMAVATACSSSLVAIHLACQALRSGECDMALAGGVNLILHPCTSIVLSKMQAVAPDGRCKTFDATADGYARGEGCGVVVLKRLSQAQRDGDLVLALIRGTAINHNGPSGGVTVPNGPAQEALLRQALANASVDPASVGYVEAHGTGTSLGDPIEIQSLWNVLGEMRQPRHPLIVGSVKTNIGHLEAAAGIAGVIKTVLSLRHQTIPPHLHFHNPNPHIPWQSMNLQVPAASIPWPLIDGRRIGNVSSFGLSGINAHIVLEEAPPASPAPTGEQRPLHILTLSARSWPALSDLVDRYKNHLAAHPDQPFGDVCFSANTGRAHHTHRLSIVAATAAAAREQLATFRPHQPQPVAGAAVGVRYDEDAPPIAFLFTGQGAQYVGMGKALYDTQPVFRQALAQCDAILRPHLDAPLLSILFSAESDTSPLLHQTAYTQPALFALAYALAQMWIDWGIRPAVLLGHSVGEYVAACLAGVFSLEDGLRLIATRARLMQSLPQEGGMIAVMAAEERVLTHLQPYRQDVSIAAINGPESVVLSGTNAGIQAMTAILRDEGIRVTPLSVSHAFHSRLMEPILADFELAARAVDFSAPQIDLISNVSGAWAGEEVARPDYWTRHIRQPVRFAAGVQRIQERHVHLFLEMGPKPTLLGMARQCLPAAENHWLPSLRQDRSDWQQILESLGALYVQGAPVDWSRFDRDYGRQKVLLPTYPFQRQRYWLPDRRRQPQKIGQPGRNTGHPVLGQRSFSAALRPKEYLFESEIDAGILSIHDHRLFDTPVVPASIFMEMALAAGRAIFPTGQLALQELAIHQPLSLPETETKRLSLLLQPATASAYAFELLSLAADGEEPAWVRHASGNIRIDEDTAAPDPDIFNGPIAEKNWLDVDVQQLYQQCESRGMQYGPAFRAVSRLRRDGQEILSQVNLPQNRTTEDADFLLHPILLDACLHALWAAMPESTAIYVPVSIAEVRCFRPAGISLWCRARIEADQPADPAALTATLHLFDDDGAPVAALTGVQLQRVEGKMRRHSPATDWLYEVSWNPSPLAGQTPTLAREESGDWLLFCDRQGVGRQLAQEMKTRGLRPILVFSGKAFAAQANGTYIVNPASPTDFQQLLRRENGCRRIVHCWSLDEAAWDDAVPATAQLAGCGSVLHTIQAIPQQPGADRPRVYLVTRGAQFVAAAPAAVNACQAPVIGLARTIALEHPELACTLIDLDATTDAAAAPRLLMPELLAADVETQIAYRGEMRYVARLQRFVAPDETAQPLPIPANQPIRLQLSPTGILENMRFVPLKRRAPGAGEVEIAVRTTGLNFRDVLYALGMLADHGETFSGGMGDALPAGRECAGTITAIGAGVTQFRVGQDVIAAMTVHGLSSYVIADAHLVIPKPAHLSFAAAATISIAFLTATYGLCRLARMQAGDRVLIHAAAGGVGQAAVQLAQRAGAEVFATASPGKWAFLKSQGIQHVMNSRTPDFAAEVQRLTDGHGVDIVLNSLNGPFIPQSLAALGKNGRFIEIGKIGVWDADQMAAVRPDVRYFLFDLSEIVQQTPAHITSTLAELRQLLQAAEIRPLPHKIFALQDTAAAFAFMAQTNHIGKVVISRQEDAGKALPPIVRPDASYLITGGLGALGLQTAAWLAAQGARYLVLTGRRGVTTKSQAEAVQLLEAAGVQVRVAQADVSRYAEVARLVQEIEPDFPPLRGIVHAAGALDDGVLTQQTWERFQRVLAPKVRGAWHLHRATRSLPLDFFVCYSSVASLLGTSGQGSYAAGNSFMDALMVQRRLDHQPGLSINWGPWEDAGMWADASNHHRSVSRVVQTIDPPRGFQVMETLLRADVAQVGVLPIDWRAFRQHFPYNAHLPFYQALQATPSAAESSDARRFIETLKEAPAYRRPELLAEYVQGQIARVLGWTAANQIEPRQRIISLGVDSLMAVELRNRLEYDLACSLRSTLLFDYPTVEALAAYLGETHLHLAAAEEKESQQPETTPMPDTLAQLHELSEMEAEALLLEQLERMQL, encoded by the coding sequence ATGCCGGCATACAACCCACCACAAGATCATAATTATCGCGCACTGATGCAAAACGCCCTGCGGGAACTGGATCGGTTACAGACCAGGCTGCAGGCCGTGGAACAGGCCCGGACAGAACCGATTGCCATCACAGGCATAGGCTGCCGGTTTCCCGGCGGCGGGCACGACCCTGAGCAGTTCTGGCAACTGCTACAGACAGGGAAAGACGCTATTCGTGAAATTCCGCCGCGGCGGTGGGAGCAGGACGCATTTTTCGATCCTGATCCAGAAGCGCCGGGCAAGATGTACACGCGGCACGGGGGATTCCTCGAGCAAGTAGACACGTTTAGCCCCCAGTTTTTTGGCATCTCACCGCGAGAGGCGCTGAGCATGGATCCACAGCAGCGCCTGTTGTTAGAAGTGTGCTGGGAGGCGCTTGAGGGAGCGTGTGTGCCGGCAGATCGCCTCCTGAAGACGCGAACAGGCGTTTACATGGGCCTGATGTCCAATGATTACCTGCAGCGGCGGATTGATTACGATGATCCCGCCAATTTTGACGCTTACATGAGCACAGGCAATGAGTCCAGCTTCCTGGCCGGGCGCATCTCCTACCTGCTGGGCATCCAGGGACCGAGCATGGCCGTGGCCACCGCCTGTTCCTCCTCCCTGGTGGCCATTCACCTGGCGTGCCAGGCGCTCCGTTCCGGCGAATGCGACATGGCGTTAGCCGGCGGCGTCAACCTGATTCTACATCCATGCACAAGTATCGTCCTATCCAAGATGCAGGCGGTCGCGCCCGATGGACGCTGTAAAACGTTCGACGCCACAGCCGACGGGTACGCGCGTGGCGAAGGGTGCGGCGTCGTCGTCCTGAAGCGGTTGTCACAGGCGCAACGAGATGGCGATCTGGTGCTGGCGTTGATCCGGGGCACAGCCATCAACCACAATGGCCCCAGCGGCGGCGTCACTGTGCCCAACGGACCGGCGCAAGAAGCGTTGCTACGCCAGGCGCTGGCGAACGCCAGCGTGGATCCCGCATCTGTGGGCTACGTCGAGGCGCACGGAACCGGCACCTCGCTGGGCGACCCGATTGAAATACAGTCGCTATGGAACGTACTGGGCGAAATGCGCCAGCCGCGGCATCCCCTGATCGTCGGCTCCGTGAAAACGAATATCGGCCACCTGGAAGCGGCAGCCGGCATCGCCGGCGTGATCAAAACGGTATTAAGTTTGCGGCATCAGACAATCCCCCCGCACCTGCATTTCCACAATCCCAACCCGCACATTCCCTGGCAGTCGATGAACTTGCAGGTTCCGGCAGCGTCGATCCCCTGGCCCCTGATCGATGGGCGACGCATTGGCAATGTCAGCTCGTTTGGTCTCAGCGGCATCAATGCCCATATCGTACTCGAAGAAGCGCCGCCGGCGTCTCCTGCCCCCACTGGTGAGCAAAGACCCCTGCACATCCTCACCTTATCAGCCCGATCATGGCCTGCCCTGTCTGATCTGGTCGATCGCTACAAAAACCACCTGGCGGCGCATCCTGATCAGCCATTCGGCGACGTCTGTTTCTCCGCAAACACCGGGCGAGCGCACCACACCCACCGGCTGAGCATCGTCGCCGCCACCGCCGCCGCCGCCCGTGAACAGCTGGCCACATTCCGCCCTCATCAGCCGCAGCCGGTCGCGGGCGCGGCAGTCGGCGTCCGCTATGATGAGGATGCACCGCCCATTGCCTTCCTGTTTACGGGCCAGGGAGCGCAATATGTGGGCATGGGAAAGGCGTTGTACGATACGCAGCCCGTATTTCGTCAGGCGCTGGCGCAATGTGACGCCATCCTGCGCCCTCACCTGGACGCGCCCCTCCTGTCCATCCTGTTCAGCGCCGAAAGCGACACGTCCCCCTTGCTTCACCAGACCGCCTATACGCAACCAGCCCTCTTCGCGCTGGCGTATGCGCTGGCGCAAATGTGGATCGACTGGGGAATCCGACCTGCTGTTCTGCTCGGCCACAGCGTCGGCGAATATGTGGCGGCCTGCCTGGCGGGCGTCTTCAGTCTGGAGGATGGTCTGCGGCTGATCGCCACCCGCGCGCGCCTGATGCAGTCGCTGCCACAAGAGGGGGGCATGATCGCCGTTATGGCGGCGGAAGAGCGCGTTCTGACGCATTTGCAGCCTTATCGGCAAGACGTTTCTATCGCTGCCATCAACGGCCCGGAAAGCGTCGTCCTATCGGGAACAAATGCCGGCATCCAGGCCATGACCGCCATTCTGCGAGACGAAGGTATACGCGTGACCCCTCTCTCCGTCTCCCACGCCTTTCACTCCCGTTTGATGGAGCCGATACTGGCTGATTTTGAACTGGCGGCGCGGGCGGTTGATTTTTCCGCGCCCCAAATAGACCTGATATCCAACGTAAGCGGCGCCTGGGCAGGCGAGGAAGTGGCCCGGCCCGATTACTGGACCAGGCACATTCGCCAACCGGTGCGGTTTGCCGCCGGCGTCCAGAGGATCCAGGAACGGCATGTCCATCTGTTCCTGGAAATGGGTCCAAAACCAACCCTGTTGGGGATGGCGCGGCAATGCCTGCCGGCGGCGGAGAACCATTGGCTGCCCAGTTTGCGACAGGATCGTTCGGACTGGCAACAGATACTGGAAAGCCTGGGCGCATTATACGTTCAAGGGGCGCCGGTGGATTGGTCCCGTTTCGACCGCGATTATGGGCGACAGAAGGTGTTGCTGCCAACCTATCCATTCCAGCGGCAACGGTACTGGTTGCCGGACAGGAGGCGGCAACCGCAAAAGATCGGACAGCCTGGGCGGAACACGGGTCACCCGGTCTTGGGACAGCGATCGTTCTCCGCTGCCCTGCGGCCCAAAGAGTACCTGTTTGAGTCGGAAATTGATGCCGGCATACTTTCCATTCACGACCATCGCCTGTTTGACACGCCGGTCGTGCCAGCTTCCATATTCATGGAAATGGCCCTGGCGGCCGGCAGGGCCATATTTCCCACCGGCCAACTGGCATTGCAAGAGTTAGCCATTCACCAGCCGCTGTCGCTACCGGAAACGGAGACAAAACGGTTGTCCCTGTTACTGCAACCGGCGACAGCCTCCGCATACGCTTTTGAACTGCTCAGTCTGGCAGCGGATGGAGAAGAACCAGCCTGGGTCCGCCACGCCAGCGGCAACATCCGCATCGACGAAGATACCGCCGCGCCCGATCCCGATATTTTCAACGGCCCGATCGCCGAAAAGAACTGGCTGGACGTAGACGTGCAGCAGCTTTATCAGCAGTGCGAAAGCCGGGGTATGCAGTATGGTCCGGCGTTCCGCGCCGTCAGCAGATTACGCCGCGATGGGCAGGAAATCCTGAGCCAGGTTAATCTGCCGCAAAACAGGACCACGGAAGATGCCGACTTTCTGCTGCACCCCATTCTGTTGGATGCCTGCCTGCACGCATTGTGGGCGGCCATGCCGGAATCAACGGCGATTTATGTGCCCGTTTCGATTGCCGAAGTAAGGTGCTTTCGACCTGCCGGCATTTCTCTCTGGTGTCGGGCGCGGATTGAGGCCGACCAGCCCGCCGACCCCGCGGCGCTAACAGCCACCCTGCACCTGTTTGACGACGACGGCGCACCGGTAGCGGCCCTCACCGGCGTGCAGCTACAGCGGGTCGAGGGGAAGATGCGCCGCCACTCCCCTGCCACCGATTGGCTATACGAAGTTTCGTGGAACCCGTCGCCGCTGGCTGGCCAGACGCCCACCCTGGCAAGAGAGGAATCCGGCGACTGGCTGCTGTTCTGTGATCGACAGGGGGTGGGCCGGCAACTGGCCCAGGAAATGAAGACGCGCGGACTGCGCCCGATCCTGGTATTCAGCGGAAAAGCGTTTGCCGCCCAGGCAAACGGCACGTATATCGTCAATCCCGCCAGTCCGACCGATTTCCAGCAGTTGTTGCGCCGGGAAAACGGTTGTCGCCGGATCGTGCACTGCTGGAGCCTTGATGAAGCCGCCTGGGACGACGCGGTTCCCGCCACGGCGCAACTGGCGGGTTGCGGCAGCGTGCTGCACACTATCCAGGCCATCCCGCAACAGCCGGGGGCAGACCGACCGCGGGTCTACCTGGTGACGCGCGGGGCGCAGTTTGTCGCCGCGGCGCCGGCGGCTGTGAACGCCTGTCAGGCCCCGGTGATCGGCCTGGCGCGGACCATCGCCCTGGAACACCCGGAACTGGCTTGCACCCTGATCGACCTGGATGCCACAACCGACGCCGCGGCTGCGCCGCGGCTCTTGATGCCAGAGCTGCTGGCCGCGGACGTGGAGACGCAGATCGCCTACCGGGGAGAGATGCGGTACGTGGCCCGGCTGCAGCGGTTTGTCGCGCCCGATGAAACGGCGCAGCCGCTACCCATCCCGGCCAACCAGCCCATCCGCCTGCAACTGTCGCCCACCGGTATCCTGGAGAATATGCGGTTTGTGCCCCTGAAACGACGCGCGCCAGGTGCGGGAGAGGTGGAAATCGCCGTGCGGACGACTGGGTTGAACTTCCGAGACGTGCTGTACGCATTGGGTATGCTGGCGGATCATGGGGAGACGTTCAGCGGCGGAATGGGAGACGCATTGCCTGCCGGCCGCGAATGTGCCGGCACAATCACGGCCATTGGCGCCGGCGTGACCCAGTTTCGCGTGGGCCAGGACGTCATCGCCGCCATGACCGTGCACGGCCTCAGCAGTTACGTGATCGCGGACGCGCATCTCGTCATCCCCAAACCGGCGCACCTCTCGTTTGCCGCGGCAGCAACGATCTCCATCGCCTTCCTGACGGCCACTTACGGACTGTGCCGCCTGGCGCGGATGCAGGCCGGCGACCGGGTACTCATTCACGCCGCCGCCGGCGGCGTGGGCCAGGCGGCCGTCCAGTTAGCGCAACGGGCCGGGGCAGAGGTGTTTGCCACCGCCAGCCCCGGCAAATGGGCGTTCCTTAAATCGCAAGGAATCCAACACGTCATGAATTCACGCACGCCTGATTTTGCCGCGGAAGTGCAGCGACTGACGGATGGGCACGGCGTAGACATCGTGTTGAACAGCCTGAATGGTCCGTTTATTCCGCAGAGTCTGGCGGCGCTGGGGAAAAATGGACGCTTCATTGAAATCGGCAAGATCGGCGTCTGGGACGCCGACCAGATGGCCGCCGTCAGGCCAGACGTGCGCTATTTCCTTTTCGATTTGAGCGAGATTGTGCAGCAGACGCCGGCGCACATCACGTCCACTCTGGCAGAACTGCGCCAGCTATTGCAAGCGGCGGAGATCCGACCGCTGCCGCACAAAATCTTCGCTTTGCAGGACACGGCGGCGGCCTTCGCGTTCATGGCCCAGACGAACCACATTGGCAAGGTCGTCATTTCGCGGCAGGAAGATGCCGGCAAAGCCCTTCCACCCATCGTCCGACCTGACGCCAGCTACCTGATCACCGGCGGGTTGGGCGCGCTAGGTTTGCAGACAGCCGCCTGGTTGGCGGCGCAGGGAGCGCGTTATCTGGTGCTCACGGGCCGGCGCGGCGTCACGACTAAAAGCCAGGCAGAAGCCGTGCAGCTACTGGAGGCCGCCGGAGTGCAGGTGCGGGTGGCGCAGGCGGATGTCTCCCGGTATGCAGAAGTGGCGCGCCTGGTGCAGGAAATCGAGCCAGATTTTCCTCCTTTGCGGGGCATTGTCCACGCCGCTGGCGCGCTTGACGACGGTGTTCTGACACAGCAAACGTGGGAACGATTCCAACGTGTGCTGGCGCCAAAGGTTCGCGGGGCGTGGCATTTGCATCGAGCGACGCGATCCTTGCCCCTGGACTTTTTTGTTTGTTACTCCTCGGTAGCATCCTTGTTGGGGACATCCGGGCAGGGGAGTTACGCTGCCGGCAACAGCTTCATGGACGCCCTCATGGTGCAGCGCCGTCTTGATCATCAGCCAGGGTTGAGCATCAACTGGGGGCCGTGGGAAGATGCCGGCATGTGGGCCGACGCATCCAACCACCATCGGTCCGTCTCCCGCGTCGTGCAAACAATCGATCCGCCGCGTGGATTCCAAGTTATGGAAACCTTGCTGCGTGCCGACGTGGCTCAGGTCGGGGTATTGCCCATTGATTGGCGCGCCTTCAGGCAACATTTCCCGTACAACGCGCACCTTCCGTTTTACCAGGCACTCCAGGCGACCCCGTCCGCCGCTGAGTCAAGCGATGCGCGCCGCTTTATCGAAACACTCAAAGAAGCGCCAGCCTACCGGCGACCGGAACTGCTAGCAGAATACGTCCAGGGCCAGATTGCCAGAGTCCTCGGCTGGACGGCGGCGAATCAGATTGAACCCCGGCAGCGAATCATCAGCCTGGGCGTAGATTCGCTCATGGCGGTTGAATTGCGCAACCGGTTGGAATACGACCTGGCTTGCTCCTTGCGCTCAACGCTCTTGTTTGATTACCCCACCGTGGAAGCGCTCGCCGCCTACCTGGGAGAAACCCATCTACACCTGGCGGCAGCGGAGGAAAAGGAAAGCCAACAACCAGAAACGACGCCCATGCCGGACACCCTGGCGCAATTACACGAACTGTCGGAAATGGAAGCAGAGGCGTTGCTGCTGGAACAACTAGAAAGGATGCAGTTGTAA